The genomic region GAACGTGCCGGGCTTGCCCTGGCTGTCGGAGATCGCGGTGTAGCCCTTGGGCAGCCAGCGCTGCTTGGCCAGCAGGCCGGTGTAGAACTCGGCGTCGCGCACGGTCATCGGCGGGAACAACGGGGCCGGGCTGGTGGTCACCGAGGACGGCGGCGGCGTGGTCATCGCGGCGGGTTCGGCCTCCGGCACCGGCAACAGCGCGACCGTCCCCGTGCCGAGCAGCGCGAGCACCGCGGTCAGCACCAGCGCGACACCGAACCGTCGCCTGCGCACCACCCTGCGCCCATCCCGGACGACATCCGCGCAGCTCACGGTAGGCGGCGGCGCCTCGGCGGCCAGCACCGACCGCAACTCACTCGCGCGTAGCTCACCGCTGGGCAAACCCGACCTCCTTCCGCACTCACCGCTACTACGGCACAGCGGTGCGGAAGGTTGTCAGGGTTACCTGGTCGAGTGACGAAGGCTGCTGCGAACTCCCCTAAAAACGGGGGTGGTCGCCGCGCAGGACCGCGCGGTCCTCGGGCTTCTCGCCGGGTTCGGTGCTCTTGCGGACCTCGCCGAGCACCCAGGCCGGCACGTGCCGGGCGGTGAGCACGGCCAGGGCGCGGTCGACCTCCTCGGGCGCGACCACGGCGACCATGCCGACGCCCATGTTGAAGGTCTTCTCCATCTCCGGCTTCTCCACCCGGCCGCGCTGGGCGATCAGCGCGAACACCGGCGCCGGGGTCCAGGTGCCGCGGTCCAGCTCGGCGATCAGGCCCTTGGGGATGACCCGGCCCAGGTTGCCGGCCAGGCCGCCGCCGGTGACGTGCGCGAAGGTGCGCACATCGGCCTCGGCGGCCAGCGCCAGGCAGTCCTTGGCGTAGATCCGGGTGGGCTCCAGCATCTCCTCGCCGAGGGTGCGGCCGAACTCCTCGACGTGGCCCTCCAGCGGCATCCGGCCGATCTCCAGCAGCACGTGCCTGGCCAGCGAGTAGCCGTTGGAGTGCAGGCCGGAGGAGCCCATGCCGATCAGCACGTCGCCCGGCCGGACCCGGTCTGGGCCGAGCAGCTTGTCCGCCTCGACCACGCCGACGCCGGTGGCGGACATGTCGTAGTGGCCGGGGTCCATCAGGCCGGGGTGCTCGGCGGTCTCCCCGCCCAGCAGCGCGCAGCCGGCCTGCGCGCAGCCCTCGGCGATGCCCTTGACCAGCGCGGCGATCCGCTCCGGCACCACCTTGCCGACCGCGATGTAGTCCTGCAGGAACAGCGGCTCGGCGCCGCAGACCACCAGGTCGTCCACCACCATGGCGACCAGGTCGATGCCCACGGTGTCGTGCTTGTCCAGGGCCTGGGCCACCGCGAGCTTGGTGCCGACGCCGTCGGTGGAGGAGGCCAGCACCGGCTCCTGCCAGCGGTCCAGCTTGAGCTTGAACAGCCCGGCGAACCCGCCGATGCCGCCGAGCACCTCGGGCCGGGTGGCCTTCGCCGCCCACGGCTTGAGCTGCTCAACAGCTTCGTCACCTGCGGCGATGTCCACTCCAGCGGCCGCGTAAGTGGCCTTCCCGCTTTCGGCGTGCGCGGTCACGGTCTGTCCAGCTCCATCCGATGAAATGTCTCTAGCGAGGTCAGGGACGACGCAAGGCGTCTTCGGCACCGTACCCGCTGGGCAGCACCGGCTCCGCCGGGCCGGCCACACCCTTCTCGATGTTCTCCAGCAGGTGCTTGCCGATCATGAGGTCGTCCGGCAGCGCGATCGGGTACTCGCCGTCGAAGCAGGCCGAGCAGAGCCGGGTCTTGGGCTGCTCGGTGGCCGCGACCAGCGACTCCAGCGAGACGTAGCCCAGGGAGTCGGCGCCGATGGAGCGGCGCACGCCGTCCAGGTCCAGGCCGTTGGCGATCAGCTCGGCGCGGGAGGCGAAGTCGATGCCGTAGAAGCAGGGCCAGCGCACCGGCGGCGAGGCGATCCGCACGTGCACCTCGACCGCGCCTGCCTCGCGCAGCATCCGGACCAGCGCGCGCTGGGTGTTGCCGCGCACGATCGAGTCGTCCACCACGACCAGCCGCTTGCCGCGGATGACATCGCGCAGCGGGTTCAGCTTGAGCCGGATGCCCAGCTGGCGGATGGTCTGCGAGGGCTGGATGAAGGTGCGGCCGACGTAGGCGTTCTTGACCAGGCCGGAGCCGTAGGGGATGCCGCTGGCCTGCGCGTAGCCGATGGCGGCCGGGGTGCCGGACTCCGGCACCGGGATGACCAGGTCGGCCTCCACCGGGTGCTCGGCGGCCAGCTTGCGGCCGATCTCCACCCGGGCCGCGTGCACGCCGCGGCCGGCGATGGAGGTGTCCGGGCGGGCCAGGTAGACGTACTCGAACACGCAGCCCTTGGGCTCGGGGTTGGCGAAGCGGGAGGACCGCAGGCCGTTCTCGTCGATGGCGATCAGCTCGCCGGGCTCGACCTCGCGCACGAAGGAGGCGCCGGTGATGTCCAGCGCGGAGGTCTCGCTGGCGACCACCCAGCCGCGCTCCAGCCTGCCGAGCACCAGCGGGTGCACGCCCTGCGGGTCACGGGCCGCGTAGAGGGTGGACTCGTCCGAGAAGACCAGGCAGAACGCGCCGCGCAGGGTGGGCAGCAGCTCCAACGCGGCCTGCTCGAAGCCGGTGTCCGCGGCGGCCGCGGCGAGCAGCCCGCAGACCAGGTCGGAGTCGGTGGTGGCGCCGGCGGTGGCCACCCCGGCCTCCTTGGCCCGGCTCAGCAGCTCGGCGGTGTTGACCAGGTTGCCGTTGTGGCCGAGTGCCAGCGGGCTGCCGGCAGCCGTGTTGCGGAAGGTCGGCTGGGCGTTCTCCCAGGTGGTGGAGCCGGTGGTGGAGTAACGGCAGTGCCCGACCGCGACGTGGCCGCGCAGCGAGGACAGCACCTGCTCGTCGAAGACCTGGCTGACCAGCCCGAGGTCCTTGAACACCACCACTTGGTGGCCGTCACCGACGGAGATGCCCGCCGCTTCCTGGCCCCGGTGCTGGAGGGCGTACAAGCCGTAGAAGGTGAGCTTGGCCACCTCCTCGCCGGGGGCCCAGACACCGAAGACACCGCACTCTTCACGAGGGGTGTCGTCGTGGCCGCGATCGGTCTGGCTGGGGTCGATGACCACCGAGAACTCCCTCGGGACGGGATCAGACTCGTCCTAGTGTAAGTGCCTCGGAGTAGTGCTCCTGACCCTTCTGGCCGGTGACGCGGCTCTCGTTCGGGCCAACTCCGGCCCCCCTCCGCGCGTCTGCTGAACGAAAGCAGAACGCGAACGAGACGGAGGTGGCGCCCGTGCTGGCGGCGCTCAGCGGCAGGCTGGACCGGGATCTGAACCTGGCCGAGCGGTTGTTCTCCCGGCCGGAGGTGCTCGCCTACGCGGTCGGCGCGGGGCTGGTGCTCGGCCTGATCGGGCTGGTGCTGGGCCGGTTGTTCGGCTGGCGGGCGCTGTTCACCGGGCTGTCGTTCGGCTCGCTCGGCGGGGTGCTCGCGGTGACCCTGGTGCGCCTCGGCAGGCAGGGCAGCACCGCGGACTCGCTGGGCCAGGCCTGGGCGCAGTGCATCCAGAACGAGTTCTCGCTGGCCGGGTCCTGGCAGCGGCTGAACTTCGTGCTGCTGATGCCGTTCGCCTTCTTCGGCGCGCTCGCGGTGCGCCGGTTCCTGCCGGTGGCGCTGCTCGGTGTGGCGCTGGCGGTGGGCATCGAGCTGTACCAGGGGATGACCGGGCTGGGCGCCTGCGAGACCCAGGACATGATCAACAACGGCCTGGGCGGCGTGCTGGCCGCGGCGCTGGGCTGGGTGCTGTCGGGTCGGCGGGGTGGCGGCAGGCTCCGGAACGCCACCCCGCCGGGCTCAGCGGGTCAGCAGGCGACCTTGATGTCCACCGTGCGCTGATGGTCGATCTGCCGGGACCACTTCCCGGCCAGACCCATCATCTCGACCTTGTAGTAAAGCTCGACTTTGTAGGCGCCCGCGGCGCACTTGAGTGGTTTTCCGGTGGCCTCCACCTGACCGTTGACCGACTCCATGGTGGACATGTCGGCATTCGACTTGGCGGCATCCGGTGCGGTCAGGCTGTAACGGGCCTCGGCGGTGCGGCATTTCGACGGCGGTTTGCCCCAGAACCACACGTAGCTCCACTCGCAGCTGCCCTTGACCACCACCTTGATCTCACCCTGGGCGGCCGGGGCCAGACAGATCTTGTACTTGTACCCGGCGGCCTCGTTGCGGTCGGAGAACTCCTCGCTACAGGACTCCTCGGCGACCGGGGCCGCGTGCGAAACGCTGCCGAAAAGCAGCAGGGCGAGCGCGGAAACGAGGACAAGGAGAACCGGGCGGCGATAACCGATCATGCTCTTAATACTCGCCTATTCTGCCCTGAACAGGCGATAACCGAAACGGGGGTGCCGAATCGGGTGAATGGTTACCGTCTGACGGTTTCCGGCAGTCCGAGCAGGCAGAGCAGGCTGATCAGCCCGGCCACCGACATGTAGGTGGCGACCAGCCAGGAGCCGCCGCCGGCCGCGGTGACCAGGGTGTTGGCGATCAGCGGGGACAGGCCGCCGCCGAGCACCGCGCCGATCTGGTAGCCGAAACCGACGCCGGTGTAGCGCAGCTCCGGGCCGAACAGCTCGGCGAAGTAGGCCAGCATCGGCCCGAAGATGGCCGCGGAGCCGCCGAAGGCGAGCATGATGCCCAGCACCGCGAGCGCCGGACTGGCCGAGTCGACCAGCGCGAACAGCGGGAAGCCCCACAGCGTGCAGAAGACCGCGCCCGCGATCAGCACCGGCTTGCGGCCGATCCGGTCGGTGAGGTGGCAGAAGTAGATGATGCCGGCCGCCTGCACCACGCTGCCCGCCATCGTGCCGTAGAGCAGCGTGGACCGGTCCAGGCCGACCACCTGGCTGCCGTAGGAGAGCAGGAAGGCCACCACGATGAAGATGAACGCGTTGAAGCCCAGGTTGACGCCCGCGGTGAGCAGCACCAGCCGTTTGTGCTCGCGCAGCACGGTGACCAGCGGCGCGCGCTCGGTGCGCTTGGCCTTGGCGAGGCGCTCGAACTCCGGCGTCTCGGCGATGTTGCGCCGGGCGTACAGGCCGACCAGCACCACCGCGATCCCGGCCAGGAACGGGATCCGCCAGCCCCAGTCGTAGAGCTCGGCGTCGGGCAGCAGCAGGACCAGCGCGAACGCGCCGTTGGCCAGGAAGGAGCCCAGCGGCGAGCCGATGGTGACCAGGCTGCCGTACAGGCCGCGCCTGCCCTCCGGCGCGTGCTCGACCGCGAGCAGGGTGGCGCCCGCGGCCTCGCCGCCGACGGAGAGCCCGTGCACCATCCGCAGCGCCAGCAACAGCAGCGGCGCGGCCAGCCCGACCGCGGCGTAGGTGGGCAGCAGGCCCATCAGCGCGGTGGACACGCCCATCAGGGACAGGCTGATCACCAGCATCCGGCGGCGGCCGATCCGGTCGCCGAAGTGGCCGAAGATGATCGAGCCGATCGGCCGCAGCAGGAAGCCGACCGCGAAGGTGGAGAAGGCCAGCAGGGTGCCCGTCCACGGCTCGCTCTGCGGGAAGAACAACCGGCCGAAGACCAGCGCGGAGGCGGTGCCGTAGATCAGGAAGTCGTAGAGCTCCAGCGAGCTGCCCACCCCGGAAGCGACGGCCAGCCTGCCGAAGGAAGGCCGTTCCCGCTGCGCTGTGTCCGCCATGCCGAGCACTCTGCCGGAGCGTTCGGGTCGCGAACAAGACGGAATCAGCGCGGCTGCACGCCGGTGAGCAAGATCGGGTCTCCTTCGGCTCCCGGCAGTTCGGTGCGGCCCCACAGGCCGAGGTGGAGCGCGGTGGCCCGGCCGGTGGTGCTGGCCCTGGCGGCAGGCAGGTCGGCGGGGTCGCGGACGACTTCGGGAGCCTCGCCCGGTTGCAGCCAGACCAGCCAGCGCTCCGGGCCGTCGGCGCAGGTGACCAGCACCGCGCCGGTGGCGGCCGGGCTGGCCGCGGCGGTGTAGCGGCTGGCCAGCAGGGTGCCCAGCACCTCGTCGATGCCGTCCACGGCCAGCGCGCGGTCGGTCGGGACCAGGGTGCGCAGCGCGGCCTGGGCGTCCCAGCGGCGCAGGTTCAGCTCGTGCGCGACCCTGCGGTGCCAGAACCAGGCCAGGCTGGGCGCCGCCGGACTGAATGTCCACAGTGGACGGTTGGCCGGGCAGGCGGCGAGCAGCCGCAGGCAGTCGGCCAGCTCCCGGTCGAACCAGGCCAGCGGATCGCCGACCGGGTCCGGTTCGGGCACCGGGCGGGCCCGTTCGGTGCCGCCGGTGCGCAGCTGGCCGCCGACCACCTGGAGGAAGCGGGCGGTGTGCAGCACCAGCTCGCGGAACCGCCAGCCGGGGCAGGAGGGCACCGGCAGCTCGGGGTCGGCGGCCGCGGCGGCCAGCCGGAACGCGGCCGCCTGCTCGCTCGCGACGGCCAGCCACCAGGGGGTGTCCTGCGGTCCTGCCATCTCGTCTCCAGGGGAACCGGGGTCGGGTGTCTGCCGTCACAGACGTGCCGAGGAGTGCTGGAGGTTCCATGACCGAGGACATCCGGGTCGAACCGGACCTGCTGCGCGGGGCCGCGCGCGAGTTCTACGCCGGCGCCGACGCCGCCGCCGACGGCGCGGTCCTGCTGGACTGCCTGCGGCTGGACCCCGCCCTGCTCGGCGAGGTGGACGGCGCGGGCGAGTTCGCCGCCGCGCTGGCCCGCTTCGGCGCGGCGCACGGCGAGGACCTGCGCCAGGGCTCGGCCTGGTTCGCCGACGCGGCCCAGGCGTTGAACAGCAACGCCGACGGCTACGCCGAGGGTGAGACCGAGGCGAGGCGACTGCTCGGCGGTTCCCGGTGACCGATCCGGAGGCGCTCTACCAGCGGATGACCAGCGGCGGGCCTGCTCGTCTCACCGAGGCGGCGGACCCGCTGACCGGCGCGGTCAGCGCGGTGGACCGGGCAGGCGAGTCGGTGCGGCACAGCCGCCGGGCAGCGGGATCCTGGTCGGGGGACGCGGGCGCGGCCTTCACCGAACGGGCTGACCTGAGCGGCACGGCCGCGGCGGTCGCGGCGGGCCGGATGCGCTCGGCGGTGGCCATCGTGCACGCGGCCGCGCGGGCCCAGCGGACCATGCGCGCCGGGGCGGAGCGGGCGATCGGCGTGTGGCGCGGGCGACCGGCCGGGGCTTCGCCGGAGGTGGAGCGGGAGCTGGCCGCGACCGTGGTGCGGGCGCTGGAGACGGTGCGCGCGCCCTACACCGAGGTGCTGCGCTCGCTGGCGGGCGCGCTGGACCGGCTGGCGCCGGGTTTCCGCACGGTGGCCGGGCACACCAAGGAGTGGCAGGCGCTGCCCGCGCACGGCCTCGCGGTGCCGCCGGTGGGCTCGGACCCCCGGCGGGTGGCCGCCTGGTGGGCCGGATTGTCCACTGTGGAGCGAGAACGGCTGCTGCTCACCCACTACGACCAGCTCGGCCGGTTGCAGGGGCTGCCCGCGCCGGTGCTGGACGCGGCGAACCGGCGGCGGATCACCGAGGACGGCGTGCGATTCCGGGGCGCGCTGACCGAGGCCGACCGCCGGCTCGCCGCACGTGCCCGGGAACTCGGCCTGGACCCCGCCGACACGGAGAACCTGCGCAACGCCAACGATCCCGCGCTGTCCCGGCTGCTGGACGAACGGGCCGAGGCCCAGCGCCAGGTGCGCAACGCCGAGCTGGCCGCGGCCCGGCTCACCGAGGCCGAACGGCTGGCCGCCGAACGCGGCCTCCGGCTCGACGAGGTGCTGGTCATGGCCTGGGAACCGGATGGCCCGCGCGGCCAGGGCGGACTCGCGGTCGCCTTCGGAAACCCCGACCGGGCAACGGATGTGGCCGTCTGCGTGCCCGGCACCGGCTCCGGGCTCGGCGGGTTCAGCCTCGGTCAGGCGGCGAACCTGCGGGTGCAGATGGACGCGGCCAGCCCCGGCGGCAACGCGACCATCCAGTGGCTGGGTTACGACGCGCCGGACGCGATCACCAACGCCCAGGTGAGCAGGCCGGACCAGGCGATCGAGGGCGGCGCCCGGCTGGTCGCGGACGTGGACGGCTACCGCGCGGCGGCTGAGCAGCGGCAGCACCTCACCGTGGTCGGGCACAGCTACGGCAGCACGGTGGCCGGGTACGCCGGCATGCGGGGACTGGCCGCGGACGAGCTGGCCTTCGTCGGCTCACCCGGCGTCGGCGCGGGCAGCGCGGCGGAGCTGCCCGGCCGGGTGTGGGCCGGGATGACCGAGCACGACCCGGTGGTGCGGGCCACCGAGGGCAGCTGGTTCACCGCCGACGGCGGCAACCACGGGCCCTACGACGACCGGTTCGGCGCCCGCGGCTTCGGCGCGGCCGAGGACGCCGGGATGCGGGACGCGCACTCGGCCTACTTCGACCAGGGCTCGGAGTCGCTGCGCAACCTGGGCCACATCGCCACCGGCCAGCCGCAGCTGGTGACCGGGGCGGGCGAGCGGCTCGGCGGTGAGCTGGGCGAGGCGACCGGGGACCTGTGGGACGGCGGCGGGCGGGCCATCGGCAGCGCGCTGGCCGGGGGCTGGGACGGGGCGCGGGACGCGGCGGCGGACACCGGGCGGGAGCTGCTCAACGACCTGGGCGACGCGGCGGTGACCGGGGCCGGGCGGTTGGTGGAGTCGGGCCGGGACCTGTTCGCGGGGCTGGGGCGGCTGTTCTGAGGCGGGGCTAGACGCGCAGCAGCGGCAGCCAGTCCGCGATCTCCTCCGCGCGGTTGCCGGAGGCGGTCAGGCTGCCCGCGTCCAGCGCCGCGGCCCAGTCCCGCCGGCCCAGCGCGAGCTCCAGCCAGGTCCGGGGGTCGGTCTCCACCACGTTCGGCGGGGTGCCCCTGGTGTGCCTCGGCCCGGCCACGCACTGCACCGCGGCGAACGGCGGCACCCGCAGCTCCACGCTGCGGCCCGGCGCCAGCCCTTCCAGGGTGCGCAAACTCAGCCGGACCGCGGCCGCCAGGGCGGCGCGATCGGGCTGGTCACCGCCGTCCAGCCAGGGCAGGACCTCGGTCACCGCGGCGCGCAGTTCATGCGGGTCAACGGCTCTGCGTAGAGGCACGCCGAAGGCTAACCCGAACCTCCGACGATCGGATTGTTCTCCTGGACACGCGCCCGCCGACTGCCGCAGAGTGAACACGCATTAGTAATACTTTTGCCGATGGGAGGGTCATGGCGCTCCGCAGTCACGCCTGGTTCGGCGGCACCGGCAAGAACGGCTTCATCGCGCGGCACAGCCTGCGCGGGCTCGGCTACGGCGGGCAGCACTTCGACGGCCGCCCGGTGGTCGGCATCTGCAACACCTTCTCCGAGCTGACCCCGTGCAACGCGCACCTGCGGCTGCTCGCCGAGGCGGTCAAGCGCGGCGTGCACCAGGCCGGTGGCTTCCCGCTGGAGTTCCCGGCGATGAGCCTCGGCGAACCGCTGATGCGGCCCAGCACCATGCTCTACCGCAACCTGGCCGCGATGGAGATCGAGGAGCTGATCAGGGCCAACCCGGTGGACGCGGTGGTGCTGCTGACCGGCTGCGACAAGACCACCCCCGCCGCGCTGATGGGCGCGGCCAGCGCCGGGGTGCCCGCGATCGTGCTCACCGGCGGCCCGATGCTCAACGGCAACTACCGGGGGCGCGAGGTCGGCTCCGGCACCGACATCTGGCGGATGACCGAGGAGCTGCGCGCCGGGACGATCACCGAGGCCGAGTTCACCGAGTTCGAGACCTGCCTGAACCGCTCGGCCGGGCACTGCATGACCATGGGCACCGCCTCCACCATGGCCTGTGTCACCGAAGCACTCGGCATGCAGCTGCCCGGGGCCTCCGGACTGCCCGCGGTGGACGCGCGGCGGGGCACGCTGGCCGAGCAGACCGGGATCAGGGCGGTCGCGCTGGCCACCGACGGGCCGACGCCCGCGGCGATCATGACCAGGAAGGCGTTCGAGAACGCGATCCTGGTCAACGCGGCCATCGGCGGGTCCACCAACGCGGTGCTGCACCTGCTGGCCATCGCCGGCCGCCTCGGCGTGCCGCTGGACCTGGAGGACTTCGACCGGATCGGGGCCCGGCTGCCGCTGCTGGTGGACCTGATGCCCTCTGGCCGGTTCCTGATGGAGCAGTTCGCCTACGCGGGCGGGCTGCCCGCGCTGATCGAGCGGATCCGCGCGCACCTGCACGCCGACGTGGTCACGGTGACCGGCCAGGGCCTGGTGGCCAACTGCGCGGGCGCGGTGGTGCACGACGAGGAGGTGATCCGGCCGCTGGACAACCCGGTGCAGCCCGCGGACAGCGGGACCGCGGTGCTGCGCGGGAACCTGGCGCCCGGCGGGGCGGTGGTGAAGCAGTCCGCGGCCGAGCCGAGGTTGTTGTCGCACACCGGTCCCGCGCTGGTCTTCGACTCGGTGGCGGACTACCACGCGGTGATCGCGGACCCCGAGCTGCCGGTCACCGCGGACACCGTGCTGGTGGTGCGCAACACCGGCCCAGTCGGCTATCCGGGCATGCCGGAGGTGGGCAACCTGGCGCTGCCGCAGAAGCTGCTGGACGCCGGAATCCGTGACCTGGTGCGGATTTCCGACGCCAGGATGAGCGGCACCGCCTTCGGCGCCTGCGTGCTGCACGTGGCCCCGGAGGCCGCGGTCGGCGGGCCGCTGGCGCTGGTCCGCGACGGTGACCTGATCACCGTGGACACCCCTGGCCGTCGCCTGCACCTGCACGTCTCCGACGAGGAGCTGGCCCAGCGCAGGGCCCAGTGGCGGCCACCGGCGAACGGGCCGGACCGGGGCTGGGTGCGGCTGTACCGCGAGCACGTGCAGCAGGCCGACCGAGGGGTGGACCTGGACTTCCTGGTCGGCGCGACGGACTCGAGCCCGCCGCGCGCGGCCTTCTGAGAGGAGATTCTTGTTGTACCGATGGGAAACCATGGCCGCGCTGGCCGGGCAGCGGGTGTTCGGCATCGTGCGCGCCGGAGACGCGGCGGCCGCGCTGGCCACCGCCGAGGCGATGATCGACGCCGGGCTGCGCACCCTGGAGATCGCGCTCACCACCCCCGGCGGACTGCGCGTGATCGAGCAGCTGGCGGGCAGGCCGGGCATCACCCTGGGCGCGGGCACCGTGCTGGACGAGGCGAGCGCCCGGCTGGCGGTCCTGGCCGGGGCCAGCTTCCTGGTCTCGCCCAGCCTGCACCCCGAGGTGATCCGCACCGCGCACCGCTACGGCGCGGCCGCGCTGCCCGGGGTGGCCAGCCCGACCGAGATCGTCACCGCCCTGGAGCACGGGGCTGACGCGGTGAAGTTGTTCCCCGCCAGGGGTTTTGGCCCGCGCTGGCTGGCCGATGTGCGCGCCGCGCTGCCGCAGGCGCCGGTGATGCCGACCGGTGGCGTGGCGCTGGACGAGGTGCCGGACTGGGTGGCCGCGGGCGCGGTGGCCTGCGGCGTCGGCTCGGCGCTGACCGAGGGCGGCCCGGAGCAGGCGGCGGCGCGGGTGCGGAACCTGGTGGCCAGGCTGTGACCCAGCGCGGGCTGCACGGTCAGCTGCTGGAGACGCTCGGCCAGGCCATCACCTCCGGCGCCATCCCCGGCGGGCACGTGCTGCGGATCGAGGAGCTGGCCGCGCGGCACGGGGTGTCCAGGACGGTGGCGCGGGAGGCGGTGCGGGTGCTGGAGTCGATGCGGCTGGTGCACAGCAGGCCCAAGGTCGGCACCACGGTGCGGCCGGGCACCGAGTGGAACCTGTTCGACCCGCAGGTGGTGCGCTGGCGGCTGGCCGGCACCCGGCGCGGGGCGCAGCTGCGGGAGCTCAGCGAGGTGCGCGCGGCGGTGGAACCCGCGGCGGGCGCGCTGGCCGCCCGGACCGCCACCGAGGAGCAGCGCGCGGAGCTGCTGGAGCTGGCCGCCGAGCTGTCCCGGCTGGCCGGTCTGGGTGAGGTGGACCGGTTCGTGGAGGTGGACGTGGCCTTCCACCGGCTGGTGCTGACCGCCTCCGGGAACGAGATGTTCGCCCACCTCGGTGACTTCACCGCCGAGGCGCTGCGCGGGCGCAACCGGCTGCACCTGATGCCGGCGGTGCCGGACGCGGTGGCCACCAGGCGGCACCTGGAGGTGGCGCGGGCGATCGCGGAGGCCGAGCCGGCACGGGCGGAGGAGTTGTTGCGCCAGATCGTGGCGAGCGCGGCGGCAGAGGTCGAGTCGCTGCTGGCGCGGAAGTAGCTTCGTGACCTTGCGATCTTCCCCGTACCCCAAGGCCACGAAGCCATCTGTGTTCCACAAACACCGCCGGTGGTGGAGTGGAAGGAGATCCGAAAACCACCCACCG from Crossiella sp. CA-258035 harbors:
- a CDS encoding FCD domain-containing protein, whose protein sequence is MTQRGLHGQLLETLGQAITSGAIPGGHVLRIEELAARHGVSRTVAREAVRVLESMRLVHSRPKVGTTVRPGTEWNLFDPQVVRWRLAGTRRGAQLRELSEVRAAVEPAAGALAARTATEEQRAELLELAAELSRLAGLGEVDRFVEVDVAFHRLVLTASGNEMFAHLGDFTAEALRGRNRLHLMPAVPDAVATRRHLEVARAIAEAEPARAEELLRQIVASAAAEVESLLARK
- the eda gene encoding bifunctional 4-hydroxy-2-oxoglutarate aldolase/2-dehydro-3-deoxy-phosphogluconate aldolase; its protein translation is MYRWETMAALAGQRVFGIVRAGDAAAALATAEAMIDAGLRTLEIALTTPGGLRVIEQLAGRPGITLGAGTVLDEASARLAVLAGASFLVSPSLHPEVIRTAHRYGAAALPGVASPTEIVTALEHGADAVKLFPARGFGPRWLADVRAALPQAPVMPTGGVALDEVPDWVAAGAVACGVGSALTEGGPEQAAARVRNLVARL